Proteins co-encoded in one Daphnia carinata strain CSIRO-1 chromosome 3, CSIRO_AGI_Dcar_HiC_V3, whole genome shotgun sequence genomic window:
- the LOC130685292 gene encoding protein stoned-B-like — MAANPFMMDDINPAPQLGSGYINPFATSTATPASSAVLNPFFDMAPANVSAVSNPFLMDDVPQQPSASSVYNPFASSITESDTAVNEHVDSLAWLSSGGAMQTQSNMASPYDLPDTSSMSHHSPLMDDLLEADEPLPEELVSDILEVATPSPGASPIPESLGSAKPARPAPPPRPPSRPSPPHETQQLILSVTGAMQATSEHLLDRLRATAPSPVPGYNPNMIHSHSPSPSPSPCPSPTQNAEVDLLHYDHLGDHPAVPPPRPTSRPSSPAVPQRPQQVPSRPAPSGPPPRPVAPNSASTAQPPPSADKGFASIFGEPSPTSELEALAFSPTPASSQQVTTEAVPAEEIDLLGLPKPRTRTNNDILKLFEKKVDQEKDLLAGDVFESTFLVDLDHQAPPCPIAPESPFVMAPATSQPSFFQEELVIEPTEPVQTTEQDSLSKHYQQPQEAPSLVYSDIKSPIQSEPITIPMRGECIDQPEEFDAFSSRFESVGREDTLMVESDPFDPFSAGGSAKGSSVWGTATGTPESSSLLGFGASEGFDPFLALTEPPPPPHGSPRFPSSHRELSHDSDEEQPEFALSIKPRSEGFMDGKIGLALAPALAPPPRIPIQTASSDDYSPPKSLNPFLIPEQVPVPTSYEPYLPPERKSTAPRRDSEDSPVTPLFDEDQSVPLEVFPRIEYKGQVWEMQLRQPNKKKITSQRFWKKVFVKLGVHNDLPVIQLYSNKDDKEPFQELQLQPCYSVSDISAQQFDHYGKIFTVKVQYVFYKERPGIRPGQVTKAERLTSRLQQFAAYAIQGDYNGVKEFGSDLRKLGIPVEHAPHISELLKLGTTNYEELKEFSSAIEEALFKLTVPREKSQVGYKTDEVQMTAVDEFYVEQDKMGRVLRQIARVRVFVLSFLSGLPDVELGVNDLPRQGKEVVGRHDIIPVITEEWIRLEDVEFHNCVDQAEFENTRTVKFRPPDACYIELLRFRVRPPKNRELPLQVRTTFSVSGNKVELKSDVLVPGYISRKYGQIPCEDVAIRFPLPESWIYMFRVEKHFRYGSVKSSHRRMGKIKGIERFLGAVDTLEPTLIEVTSGSAKYEHHHRAIVWRMPRLPKEGQGSYTTHSFVCRLNLTSYDQMPETLARHCFVEFTMPATNVSHTTLRSLAVSTGDPPEKYVRYLARHEYVVEIDHTSGPGPAAYVAATATDSIGQQLPPAAEQPEDSDSDSD, encoded by the exons ATGGCAGCCAATCCGTTTATGATGGATGATATCAATCCGGCCCCCCAGTTGGGATCTGGTTACATAAATCCCTTTGCGACATCAACAGCAACTCCAGCCTCTTCAGCAGTTTTGAATCCATTTTTCGACATGGCTCCGGCCAATGTAAGCGCTGTTAGCAATCCATTTTTGATGGATGATGTCCCGCAACAACCCAGCGCTAGTTCGGTGTACAACCCTTTCGCATCATCCATCACAGAATCTGATACAGCGGTCAATGAACACGTTGACAGTCTCGCGTGGCTGAGTTCTGGCGGTGCCATGCAAACGCAAAGCAATATGGCTAGTCCGTACGATCTGCCAGATACGTCGTCTATGTCGCATCACTCCCCCTTGATGGACGATTTGCTGGAAGCCGATGAGCCACTTCCTGAAGAATTGGTCAGCGACATCTTGGAAGTAGCTACGCCGTCACCTGGAGCATCTCCTATACCAGAGAGCCTCGGCAGTGCGAAACCTGCCAGACCAGCTCCGCCACCTAGACCACCGTCAAGACCATCTCCTCCACACGAAACTCAACAGCTGATATTGTCTGTTACGGGAGCAATGCAAGCCACTTCCGAACATTTATTGGACCGTCTGAGAGCCACCGCTCCGAGTCCAGTACCGGGATACAATCCAAACATGATACATTCACATTCACCATCTCCTTCACCATCGCCGTGCCCAAGTCCTACGCAAAACGCAGAAGTGGATCTTCTACATTATGATCATTTGGGTGATCATCCAGCTGTTCCTCCACCACGTCCGACATCACGACCTTCTTCTCCGGCTGTTCCGCAGAGACCACAGCAAGTTCCATCTAGGCCAGCACCCTCCGGACCGCCTCCAAGGCCCGTTGCTCCGAACAGCGCCTCAACGGCACAACCGCCACCATCAGCTGACAAAGGTTTTGCTAGTATTTTTGGAGAGCCGTCTCCCACATCTGAATTGGAAGCGCTGGCATTTTCACCGACACCAGCAAGTTCACAACAAGTGACAACGGAAGCTGTTCCTGCGGAAGAGATTGATTTGCTAGGACTTCCGAAGCCTAGGACACGCACAAATAATGATATTTTGAAACTATTCGAGAAGAAGGTGGATCAAGAGAAAGATTTGCTGGCCGGTGACGTCTTTGAAAGTACCTTTCTCGTTGATCTTGATCATCAGGCTCCACCCTGCCCCATTGCTCCGGAATCACCGTTTGTTATGGCTCCGGCTACAAGTCAACCATCATTCTTCCAGGAAGAATTAGTGATCGAGCCGACCGAGCCAGTGCAAACTACCGAACAGGACTCGTTGTCAAAGCATTATCAACAGCCGCAAGAAGCACCGTCATTGGTGTACTCAGACATTAAAAGCCCTATTCAGTCGGAGCCAATCACGATCCCCATGCGTGGAGAATGCATCGATCAACCCGAAGAGTTCGACGCATTCTCATCTCGTTTCGAGAGTGTCGGACGAGAAGACACGCTAATGGTGGAAAGCGATCCATTCGATCCATTCTCGGCTGGTGGCAGCGCCAAAGGCAGTTCTG TTTGGGGTACTGCAACTGGAACACCGGAATCCAGCAGCTTATTAGGTTTCGGAGCGAGTGAAGGTTTTGATCCGTTTTTGGCTCTAACGGAGCCTCCACCACCTCCACACGGAAGCCCACGTTTTCCATCATCTCATCGTGAACTTTCACACGATTCCGATGAAGAACAACCAGAATTTGCTCTCTCTATTAA GCCACGCAGCGAAGGCTTTATGGATGGTAAAATAGGATTAGCTTTAGCCCCTGCTTTAGCTCCGCCACCGAGAATTCCAATCCAGACTGCAAGCAGTGATGATTATTCTCCTCCAAAAAGTCTTAATCCATTCCTGATTCCCGAGCAGGTGCCCGTACCAACATCAT ACGAACCCTATCTGCCTCCTGAGAGGAAATCAACGGCACCACGTAGAGACTCTGAAGATTCCCCCGTAACACCACTCTTTGACGAAGATCAGTCGGTACCTTTGGAAGTATTTCCGCGTATCGAGTACAAAGGTCAAGTATGGGAGATGCAATTGCGACAGccgaataagaaaaagatcaCCAGTCAGAG GTTCTGGAAGAAGGTTTTCGTCAAATTGGGAGTTCATAACGATCTGCCCGTGATACAACTCTACAGCAATAAGGACGACAAAGAACCTTTCCAGGAACTTCAGCTCCAACCCTGCTATTCCGTCTCCGATATTA GTGCACAGCAGTTTGATCATTACGGGAAAATCTTCACCGTCAAAGTACAGTACGTGTTTTACAAGGAACGGCCAGGTATTCGACCGGGCCAGGTAACCAAGGCCGAGCGACTTACTAGTCGATTGCAACAATTTGCCGCCTATGCCATCCAAGGCGACTACAACGGCGTCAAGGAATTCGGTAGCGATCTCCGCAAATTGGGCATTCCCGTCGAGCACGCTCCACAC ATATCTGAACTGCTGAAGCTCGGAACAACCAATTATGAAGAACTAAAAGAGTTCAGCTCTGCCATAGAGGAAGCTCTGTTCAAATTGACAGTGCCGCGAGAGAAATCTCAGGTGGGATACAAAACGGATGAAGTTCAGATGACAGCAGTAGACGAATTCTACGTGGAACAAGATAAAATGGGCCGAGTGTTGCGACAGATAGCTCGAGTTCGCGTCTTCGTCCTGTCTTTCCTCTCGG GATTGCCCGATGTGGAATTGGGTGTCAACGACCTGCCCAGACAAGGCAAAGAAGTAGTCGGACGTCACGATATTATTCCAGTCATCACAGAAGAGTGGATCCGGCTGGAAGATGTGGAATTCCACAATTGCGTTGATCAAGCTGAATTTGAAAACACTCGGACTGTCAA ATTCCGGCCTCCGGATGCGTGCTATATCGAACTGTTGCGCTTCCGCGTACGGCCACCAAAGAACCGCGAGCTTCCACTCCAAGTGCGCACCACTTTCAGCGTCTCCGGCAACAAAGTGGAACTGAAATCGGACGTCTTGGTGCCCGGCTATATTAGCCGCAAGTACGGCCAAATCCCCTGCGAAGACGTCGCCATCCGCTTCCCACTCCCCGAATCCTGGATCTACATGTTCCGGGTGGAAAAGCACTTCCGCTACGGATCGGTCAAGTCCTCTCATCGACGCATGGGCAAGATCAAGGGCATCGAACGCTTCTTGGGCGCCGTAGATACCTTAGAGCCAACTCTCATTGAAGTCACCTCCGGCTCGGCCAAATACGAGCATCACCACCGGGCTATTGTCTGGCGAATGCCTCGTCTCCCCAAGGAAGGACAAG GATCCTACACTACGCACAGTTTTGTTTGTCGTCTCAACTTAACGTCCTACGACCAAATGCCGGAAACTCTGGCTCGCCACTGCTTCGTCGAGTTCACTATGCCGGCCACTAACGTTTCCCATACTACCCTTCGCTCCTTGGCAGTTAGCACGGGTGATCCACCAGAAAAATATGTGCGCTATTTAGCTAGGCATGAATATGTGGTGGAGATTGATCACACTAGTGGGCCTGGACCAGCGGCTTACGTAGCAGCTACCGCCACTGATAGCATTGGTCAGCAGTTGCCACCAGCCGCTGAACAACCCGAAGATTCCGACAGTGATTCGGATTAA
- the LOC130685213 gene encoding probable phospholipid-transporting ATPase IIB isoform X1 encodes MEDIPLRVSMEDRTFDHDESDYLLSATEEANVAFRRGRRRKRNTGMESYLNKLYRCCHRAKELNSRTVWIGHHSQQAKDTAEYYPPNGIRNQKYNFFTFLPMVLFQQFKFFLNLYFLIMAISQFIPEIRIGYLYTYWGPLCFVLLVTTIREAIDDFRRAQRDKEINCRLYKKLVSSGFELIPSSKIKVGDLIFVDKDERVPADMVLLRTTEKSGSCFIRTDQLDGETDWKLRLAVADTQKLAFDTDLFQLNASVFAEKPQRDIHTFIGTFKRVCLNVQSIMTVFNVLDVSCCFRGMFHLKCNQNDDPPVEDSLNIENTLWANTVVASGTALGLVVYTGKETRSSMNNSQPRSKVGLLDLEVNQLTKILFLAVVGLALLMMCLKGFQGPWYRYLFRFVLLFSYIIPISLRVNLDMGKAFYSWSIMKDKEIPGTVVRSTTIPEELGRISYLLSDKTGTLTENEMVFRKLHLGTTAYGTETFDEIRTLLGQAFSHTNSSTSITPGQPSSGKMRRTAITRIVEAAKAIGLCHNVTPIVDGNQLIDSKINYQASSPDEIALVSWTESVGLTLMERNTTTMTLRNPHGTLMNFTVLQIFPFTSETKRMGIIIRDDQTGEIVFYMKGADTVMNRIVLYNDWLEEECGNMAREGLRTLVVAKRPLTDEQYSEFDSRYQAAKLALTDRAARVAAVVESLERDMELLAVTGVEDRLQQNVKPSLELLRNAGIRIWMLTGDKLETAICIAQSSRLVPRSQSIHVFGNVTSRTDTHQELNAYRRKTDSALIIRGESLELCLQFYEHEFMELACAAPAVVCCRCTPTQKASVVRLIQEHTGKRTAAVGDGGNDVSMIQAADTGIGIVGKEGKQASLAADFSIPQFSHIVRLLLVHGRRSYKRSAALAQFVIHRGLIISTMQAVFSSVFYFASVSLYQGFLMVGYATVYTMLPVFSLVLDKDVSSKIAMTYPELYKELAKGRSLTYKTFFLWVLISIYQGGVIMYGALLLFDDEFIHIVAISFSALILTELLMVTLTARKWHVIMILGELVSLALYVASLALFHEFFDSQFIQTADFVWKVCVITVISCLPLYILKCLHKKFSPPSYSKLT; translated from the exons ATGGAGGATATTCCATTGCGGGTCTCCATGGAGGATAGAACTTTCGATCATGACGAGAGTGACTATCTTTTAAGCGCTACAGAAGAAGCAAACGTAGCATTTCGAAGAGGACgcagacgaaaaagaaacactggaatggaaag TTACCTCAACAAGCTCTACCGTTGCTGCCACAGGGCAAAGGAGCTAAATTCACGAACAGTATGGATTGGCCACCATTCGCAGCAGGCTAAGGATACAGCAGAATACTACCCACCAAATGGAATTCGTAACCAAAAATATAactttttcacttttcttcCAATG GTCTTATTTcagcaatttaaatttttcctcAACCTCTACTTTCTCATAATGGCTATTAGTCAATTTATTCCAGAAATTAGAATAGgatatttatatacatattgGGGTCCACTG TGTTTTGTATTGTTGGTAACAACAATCAGAGAAGCCATTGATGATTTTCGCCGAGCTCAACGTGATAAAGAAATCAACTGTCGTCTGTATAAAAAACTAGTGTCGTCAGGTTTCGAACTTATTCCTAGTTCGAAAATTAAAGTTGGCGATCTTATTTTTGTTGATAAAG ATGAAAGAGTTCCTGCTGATATGGTTCTCTTAAGAACTACGGAAAAATCTGGATCATGTTTCATTCGAACGGATCAATTGGATGGCGAAACAGATTGGAAGTTGCGATTGGCCGTGGCAGACACCCAAAAGTTGGCGTTTGATACTGATTTGTTCCAGTTAAACGCGTCCGTTTTTGCTGAAAAGCCTCAAAGAGATATTCACACTTTTATTGGAACTTTCAAAAGGGTATGTTTGAACGTTCAGAGTATAATGACTGTATTTAATGTGCTTGATGTTTCTTGTTGCTTTCGGGGgatgtttcatttgaaatgtaATCAGAATGATGACCCACCCGTAGAAGACTCTTTGAACATTGAGAACACGTTATGGGCCAACACTGTTGTGGCGTCAGGAACAGCTCTAGGACTTGTTGTATATACCGGAAAGGAAACAAGAAGTTCCATGAACAATTCACAGCCCAGGAGTAAGGTTGGACTGTTAGATCTTGAAGTAAACCAATTAACTAAG aTTTTATTCCTTGCCGTTGTCGGACTTGCCTTGCTCATGATGTGCTTGAAAGGTTTCCAAGGCCCCTGGTATCGATACCTCTTCCGTTTCGTTTTACTTTTTTCCTACATTATTCCAATTAG CTTACGCGTAAATTTAGATATGGGTAAGGCGTTCTATTCATGGTCAATCATGAAGGACAAAGAAATTCCTGGAACCGTGGTACGCTCAACGACCATACCGGAGGAATTGGGACGAATTTCGTATCTTCTTTCAGACAAAACTGGAACTTTAACAGAAAATGAGATGGTATTTAGGAAATTACATTTGGGGACGACCGCGTATGGCACCGAAACGTTTGACGAAATTCGCACTCTTCTAGGCCAA GCATTTAGCCATACCAATAGTTCTACGAGTATAACACCTGGGCAACCAAGCAGTGGGAAGATGCGCAGGACAGCGATAACGCGAATCGTCGAAGCGGCAAAAGCTATCGGGCTCTGTCATAATGTTACACCTATTGTCGACGGAAATCAATTG ATTGACAGCAAAATTAACTATCAAGCCTCTAGCCCGGACGAAATAGCACTCGTATCGTGGACAGAAAGTGTGGGCCTTACGCTAATGGAACGCAACACGACGACCATGACACTGAGAAACCCACATGGTACACTAATGAACTTTACTGTATTGCAG ATATTTCCTTTCACGTCTGAGACGAAGCGCATGGGAATCATAATCAGAGACGACCAGACAGGCGAAATAGTATTTTACATGAAAGGAGCCGACACGGTGATGAATCGGATTGTGCTGTATAATGACTGGCTCGAAGAGGAATGTGGGAACATGGCCAGAGAAGGATTGAGGACGTTGGTGGTCGCCAAACGTCCGCTGACGGATGAGCAGTATTCTGAATTCGATTCTCGGTATCAGGCAGCTAAATTAGCATTAACAGATCGTGCTGCTCGCGTTGCAGCTGTGGTCGAAAGTTTAGAACGTGATATGGAGTTGTTAGCCGTAACTGGGGTCGAAGATCGTTTACAA CAAAATGTGAAGCCATCGCTTGAGCTTTTGCGAAATGCAGGAATTCGAATATGGATGCTGACTGGGGACAAACTGGAGACTGCCATTTGCATTGCACAGAGTTCGCGCCTTGTCCCTCGTTCCCAAAGTATTCATGTCTTTGGTAACGTAACGTCGCGTACAGACACTCATCAAGAATTGAATGCCTACCGTCGTAAAACCGATTCCGCTCTCATTATTCGAGGAGAATCGCTAGAGCTATGTTTACAA TTTTACGAGCACGAATTCATGGAACTGGCTTGTGCTGCCCCAGCCGTTGTGTGTTGTCGTTGTACTCCGACTCAAAAGGCCTCAGTTGTGCGTTTAATTCAGGAACATACAGGGAAACGTACGGCTGCTGTAGGTGATGGTGGCAATGATGTCTCCATGATTCAAGCGGCTGACACCGGCATTGGAATTGTTGGGAAAGAGGGCAAACAG GCATCTCTGGCTGCGGATTTCTCCATTCCACAATTCAGCCATATAGTTCGCCTATTGTTGGTTCATGGTAGAAGGTCCTACAAGCGATCGGCCGCTCTGGCTCAATTTGTTATCCATAGAGGATTAATCATCTCAACGATGCAGGCTGTCTTTTCTTCcgtgttttattttgcatCCGTCTCCCTCTACCAAGGCTTCTTGATGGTCGGTTATGCTACGGTTTATACCATGCTGCCCGTGTTCTCCCTAGTTTTGGATAAAGACGTCTCCTCTAAAATTGCCATGACATACCCAGAATTATACAAAGAACTCGCGAAAGGAAGATCTTTAACCTACAagactttctttctttgggtTCTGATATCTATCTATCAAG GCGGTGTCATCATGTATGGAGCTCTGTTATTGTTCGACGATGAGTTCATTCATATTGTTGCCATCAGCTTTTCAGCGTTGATTCTCACTGAGCTCCTTATGGTTACCCTAACAGCAAGGAAATGGCATGTAATCATGATCCTTGGCGAACTTGTGTCACTTGCTCTCTACGTAGCTTCACTTGCGTTGTTCCACGAATTCTTCG ATTCGCAGTTTATCCAAACAGCCGATTTTGTGTGGAAAGTTTGTGTTATTACCGTGATATCCTGCTTGCCACTATATATCTTGAAGTGTCTACATAAGAAGTTCTCGCCGCCCAgctattcaaaattaacctAG
- the LOC130685213 gene encoding probable phospholipid-transporting ATPase IIB isoform X2: MEDIPLRVSMEDRTFDHDESDYLLSATEEANVAFRRGRRRKRNTGMESYLNKLYRCCHRAKELNSRTVWIGHHSQQAKDTAEYYPPNGIRNQKYNFFTFLPMVLFQQFKFFLNLYFLIMAISQFIPEIRIGYLYTYWGPLCFVLLVTTIREAIDDFRRAQRDKEINCRLYKKLVSSGFELIPSSKIKVGDLIFVDKDERVPADMVLLRTTEKSGSCFIRTDQLDGETDWKLRLAVADTQKLAFDTDLFQLNASVFAEKPQRDIHTFIGTFKRNDDPPVEDSLNIENTLWANTVVASGTALGLVVYTGKETRSSMNNSQPRSKVGLLDLEVNQLTKILFLAVVGLALLMMCLKGFQGPWYRYLFRFVLLFSYIIPISLRVNLDMGKAFYSWSIMKDKEIPGTVVRSTTIPEELGRISYLLSDKTGTLTENEMVFRKLHLGTTAYGTETFDEIRTLLGQAFSHTNSSTSITPGQPSSGKMRRTAITRIVEAAKAIGLCHNVTPIVDGNQLVWVFRFSFDHVSLFSYSFTLQIDSKINYQASSPDEIALVSWTESVGLTLMERNTTTMTLRNPHGTLMNFTVLQIFPFTSETKRMGIIIRDDQTGEIVFYMKGADTVMNRIVLYNDWLEEECGNMAREGLRTLVVAKRPLTDEQYSEFDSRYQAAKLALTDRAARVAAVVESLERDMELLAVTGVEDRLQQNVKPSLELLRNAGIRIWMLTGDKLETAICIAQSSRLVPRSQSIHVFGNVTSRTDTHQELNAYRRKTDSALIIRGESLELCLQFYEHEFMELACAAPAVVCCRCTPTQKASVVRLIQEHTGKRTAAVGDGGNDVSMIQAADTGIGIVGKEGKQASLAADFSIPQFSHIVRLLLVHGRRSYKRSAALAQFVIHRGLIISTMQAVFSSVFYFASVSLYQGFLMVGYATVYTMLPVFSLVLDKDVSSKIAMTYPELYKELAKGRSLTYKTFFLWVLISIYQGGVIMYGALLLFDDEFIHIVAISFSALILTELLMVTLTARKWHVIMILGELVSLALYVASLALFHEFFDSQFIQTADFVWKVCVITVISCLPLYILKCLHKKFSPPSYSKLT; this comes from the exons ATGGAGGATATTCCATTGCGGGTCTCCATGGAGGATAGAACTTTCGATCATGACGAGAGTGACTATCTTTTAAGCGCTACAGAAGAAGCAAACGTAGCATTTCGAAGAGGACgcagacgaaaaagaaacactggaatggaaag TTACCTCAACAAGCTCTACCGTTGCTGCCACAGGGCAAAGGAGCTAAATTCACGAACAGTATGGATTGGCCACCATTCGCAGCAGGCTAAGGATACAGCAGAATACTACCCACCAAATGGAATTCGTAACCAAAAATATAactttttcacttttcttcCAATG GTCTTATTTcagcaatttaaatttttcctcAACCTCTACTTTCTCATAATGGCTATTAGTCAATTTATTCCAGAAATTAGAATAGgatatttatatacatattgGGGTCCACTG TGTTTTGTATTGTTGGTAACAACAATCAGAGAAGCCATTGATGATTTTCGCCGAGCTCAACGTGATAAAGAAATCAACTGTCGTCTGTATAAAAAACTAGTGTCGTCAGGTTTCGAACTTATTCCTAGTTCGAAAATTAAAGTTGGCGATCTTATTTTTGTTGATAAAG ATGAAAGAGTTCCTGCTGATATGGTTCTCTTAAGAACTACGGAAAAATCTGGATCATGTTTCATTCGAACGGATCAATTGGATGGCGAAACAGATTGGAAGTTGCGATTGGCCGTGGCAGACACCCAAAAGTTGGCGTTTGATACTGATTTGTTCCAGTTAAACGCGTCCGTTTTTGCTGAAAAGCCTCAAAGAGATATTCACACTTTTATTGGAACTTTCAAAAGG AATGATGACCCACCCGTAGAAGACTCTTTGAACATTGAGAACACGTTATGGGCCAACACTGTTGTGGCGTCAGGAACAGCTCTAGGACTTGTTGTATATACCGGAAAGGAAACAAGAAGTTCCATGAACAATTCACAGCCCAGGAGTAAGGTTGGACTGTTAGATCTTGAAGTAAACCAATTAACTAAG aTTTTATTCCTTGCCGTTGTCGGACTTGCCTTGCTCATGATGTGCTTGAAAGGTTTCCAAGGCCCCTGGTATCGATACCTCTTCCGTTTCGTTTTACTTTTTTCCTACATTATTCCAATTAG CTTACGCGTAAATTTAGATATGGGTAAGGCGTTCTATTCATGGTCAATCATGAAGGACAAAGAAATTCCTGGAACCGTGGTACGCTCAACGACCATACCGGAGGAATTGGGACGAATTTCGTATCTTCTTTCAGACAAAACTGGAACTTTAACAGAAAATGAGATGGTATTTAGGAAATTACATTTGGGGACGACCGCGTATGGCACCGAAACGTTTGACGAAATTCGCACTCTTCTAGGCCAA GCATTTAGCCATACCAATAGTTCTACGAGTATAACACCTGGGCAACCAAGCAGTGGGAAGATGCGCAGGACAGCGATAACGCGAATCGTCGAAGCGGCAAAAGCTATCGGGCTCTGTCATAATGTTACACCTATTGTCGACGGAAATCAATTGGTATGGGTTTTTAGATTTAGTTTTGATCATGTTTCCCTCTTCTCATATTCATTTACACTGCAGATTGACAGCAAAATTAACTATCAAGCCTCTAGCCCGGACGAAATAGCACTCGTATCGTGGACAGAAAGTGTGGGCCTTACGCTAATGGAACGCAACACGACGACCATGACACTGAGAAACCCACATGGTACACTAATGAACTTTACTGTATTGCAG ATATTTCCTTTCACGTCTGAGACGAAGCGCATGGGAATCATAATCAGAGACGACCAGACAGGCGAAATAGTATTTTACATGAAAGGAGCCGACACGGTGATGAATCGGATTGTGCTGTATAATGACTGGCTCGAAGAGGAATGTGGGAACATGGCCAGAGAAGGATTGAGGACGTTGGTGGTCGCCAAACGTCCGCTGACGGATGAGCAGTATTCTGAATTCGATTCTCGGTATCAGGCAGCTAAATTAGCATTAACAGATCGTGCTGCTCGCGTTGCAGCTGTGGTCGAAAGTTTAGAACGTGATATGGAGTTGTTAGCCGTAACTGGGGTCGAAGATCGTTTACAA CAAAATGTGAAGCCATCGCTTGAGCTTTTGCGAAATGCAGGAATTCGAATATGGATGCTGACTGGGGACAAACTGGAGACTGCCATTTGCATTGCACAGAGTTCGCGCCTTGTCCCTCGTTCCCAAAGTATTCATGTCTTTGGTAACGTAACGTCGCGTACAGACACTCATCAAGAATTGAATGCCTACCGTCGTAAAACCGATTCCGCTCTCATTATTCGAGGAGAATCGCTAGAGCTATGTTTACAA TTTTACGAGCACGAATTCATGGAACTGGCTTGTGCTGCCCCAGCCGTTGTGTGTTGTCGTTGTACTCCGACTCAAAAGGCCTCAGTTGTGCGTTTAATTCAGGAACATACAGGGAAACGTACGGCTGCTGTAGGTGATGGTGGCAATGATGTCTCCATGATTCAAGCGGCTGACACCGGCATTGGAATTGTTGGGAAAGAGGGCAAACAG GCATCTCTGGCTGCGGATTTCTCCATTCCACAATTCAGCCATATAGTTCGCCTATTGTTGGTTCATGGTAGAAGGTCCTACAAGCGATCGGCCGCTCTGGCTCAATTTGTTATCCATAGAGGATTAATCATCTCAACGATGCAGGCTGTCTTTTCTTCcgtgttttattttgcatCCGTCTCCCTCTACCAAGGCTTCTTGATGGTCGGTTATGCTACGGTTTATACCATGCTGCCCGTGTTCTCCCTAGTTTTGGATAAAGACGTCTCCTCTAAAATTGCCATGACATACCCAGAATTATACAAAGAACTCGCGAAAGGAAGATCTTTAACCTACAagactttctttctttgggtTCTGATATCTATCTATCAAG GCGGTGTCATCATGTATGGAGCTCTGTTATTGTTCGACGATGAGTTCATTCATATTGTTGCCATCAGCTTTTCAGCGTTGATTCTCACTGAGCTCCTTATGGTTACCCTAACAGCAAGGAAATGGCATGTAATCATGATCCTTGGCGAACTTGTGTCACTTGCTCTCTACGTAGCTTCACTTGCGTTGTTCCACGAATTCTTCG ATTCGCAGTTTATCCAAACAGCCGATTTTGTGTGGAAAGTTTGTGTTATTACCGTGATATCCTGCTTGCCACTATATATCTTGAAGTGTCTACATAAGAAGTTCTCGCCGCCCAgctattcaaaattaacctAG